The genomic DNA CAGATCTTTACATTAGCAAGAACAGCGTTGCTATTTTTCTGCCTAGGAACAGTAAGTATAATAgcgttttttaaatctttttttgcatGACATGTTGgtacaatttaaaaatagcaatgtcATTTAACAGTCCGTATTCACCTTCTATCATGTATTAATAGCTACAGCTTGTAAATGAGGGTTCCATTTCAAAggagtgtgtgtgtattttttgtgtatgtgcttGCATGTAGATGTTGCTTCAGTGCACCTGCAGTTGTGTTTTCTTGACACACCATATCATGGTATTTTCACTTGATTGAGCATTGTATGTGCCCATCACCAAATTAAATTCAGTAAGATGTTATGATTGAAACACAGTTCATTTACAGATGAAAATGTAACATTCCTGTTTCTTATGTGTTTCTAGAGATACTCCAACAAAAGCTCTTTGTGTAGATATGTTTCTTCTTGTAATATTTTATATAGCTATATGTAGGTCTAGATATATGTATGTACTCAAAGATTTGAATGCATTGTGTATTGCAgtatttttgttaatgtttatatGTTACTGTCTCAGAagcatgcatgtgtttgtgtatgaATGCCAGTGCTTATATGGGTGGGGATTTTGTATCTCTATCTATATTATATGTGACATACCCACCCACATCCTTACCCACAGAGCCGTTCAAAATCTCTGTGCATGTGATGTGGGTGTGTGTGTAATGTAGAAGTGTGAATAGTGTGGGTAGGGGAAGGTTTGAATACTGTGGTAATAAATGACACAGTTTCATTTGATCAGTGTGACCTTTTAGAAAAACAATccaatctttttccctttttgttttgtttatttttgtgtgtttgtgcatgtgcctCAGGTTAAGTGCTTCTTCTGCATGACCATAACCAAAAGGTGACCCATCCACTCCTTTGTGCCCTATGGGGACCTCAGAGCCAGTTTCTCAGtcttcatctcctcctcctcctccttctcctcctccttctcttaccACTGCTGCGGACACCCTGGGTGCTGCTCCCAGGTTTGAGACATTGTtggcaggctgaagaaaggatTTGCAAAGACCTCCTCACTGTGTAAATAGAGTGACGGCTGGAATTACCTTCAGCTCCCTGAGTGATGATATTAAATAATAGTAAGATTGCTAGGCCAAAGCATTGCCAGGAACAAATTATGAGGAAAGAGACTATTTGCATTTGGTTGCAATGATAAATTAAAGACCTGAAACATCTCTGGAAAGCAGGTACCTCTtgatttgcatattttttcttcttgtatgcAGTCTTTGTAGCCTGCAAGATGGTCATGAATTTGATCTGATCTGTGATAGCCACAAGAGATTAATGAAAATACAGGGGCTTGATGGATGAAAGGACAAGGTCTCAGCTGTTTCCTGGTCCAATCTGAGAGTTGCATGTACTCTTTTTAACGGAACACAGTGGTTCGTGTCAGACATTCTGGACAGTAAGAAAATGCAGATCTATGCTTTTCCAAAACATAGATTCAGTGTTACTTCTGTGTTGCCCTGCTCTGTGTTCAAGAGACTGTCCTCCAAATGCAAATGGCTTTGAACTTTCTATGGTGAAAGTTGAGGTTACACCATAAATAAACCAAACGACTTAGCACAGAGTGATAAACAAGCAGTTGCAAAATGGAGGTTGCAATGGTAAGTGCAGATAGCTCTGGGTGCAACAGCCATATGCCCTATGGATATGCAGCCCAAGCTCGGGCCCGAGAGAGGGAGCGGCTGGCACaatccagagcagcagcagctgcggctgtcgcagcagcaacagcagcagtagAAGGGGGGGCAACAGGTGGAGGTGGACCATATCACCACTACCACCAGGAACAGAGTCGAGGTGCATCCTCCTCTTATGGTGGGAATGCATCACGCAGCAGCCTGCCCCACCGCCAGAGTGGTAAGAGacggaagaaagggaaaaagaggagcCACCATTTGGGAAGTAGGGAATATGGGGCCTCCTTCCCGTGTtcagagctgctgcctctcagTGGCTCTGAAGAGAGAATACTGAAGGACttgagtgaggaggaagaggaggatgaagatgaggatgaagatgatgaggaagaaggaaagctcTACTACACTGATGACTATGGGCATGATGAGTTTTCATTCTCAGACCAGCCACCTGATGATGGTGGTGGAGGCCCTGGGGGTTACAGCTCTGTTCGCTGCAGTGAGTACGAGTGTTGTGAGCGTGTGGTAATCAACGTGTCAGGACTGCGGTTTGAGACCCAACTGAAGACGCTAGCTCAGTTCCCGGAGACGTTGTTGGGTGATCCAGCGAAACGAGGCAGATACTTTGACCCTCTCAGGAATGAATACTTCTTTGATAGGAACCGGCCCAGCTTTGATGCCATCCTCTACTACTACCAGAGTGGCGGCCGACTGAAGAGGCCAGTCAATGTGCCCTTTGACATCTTCACTGAGGAGGTGAAATTCTACCAACTTGGGGAGGAGGCCATGCTCAAGTTTAGGGAGGATGAAGGGTTTGTCAAAGAGGAAGAAGACAAAGCTTTGCCGGAGAATGAGTTTAAGAGGCAGGTCTGGCTGCTGTTTGAGTACCCGGAGAGCTCCAGTCCAGCCAGAGGCATTGCTATTGTCTCAGTCTTGGTCATCTTGATCTCCATTGTCATCTTTTGTCTGGAGACTTTGCCAGAGTTTAGAGATGACAAAGAATTCATAATGTCCCTGAGCTTAGGGAAGGGGCTTTCCAATGAGTCACTTCACCTGGATGCTGGGGAGCACACCATCTTCAATGACCCCTTTTTCATTGTAGAGACAGTATGCATCATTTGGTTCTCCTTTGAGTTTACAGTGCGCTGCTTTGCATGTCCAAGCAAAGCACACTTCTTCAAGAACATCATGAACATCATAGACATTGTCTCCATCTTGCCTTACTTCATCACTCTGGGCACTGACCTGGCCCAGGAGCAGGGCAGTAATGGTCAACAGGCCATGTCTTTTGCCATCCTGAGGATCATCCGTCTGGTCAGAGTGTTTCGCATCTTCAAGCTCTCCAGACACTCCAAGGGTTTGCAGATCCTGGGTCATACACTCAGGGCCAGCATGAGGGAACTTGGCCTcctcatcttttttctctttattggagtcattttgttttccagtgctgtttACTTTGCAGAAGCTGATGAGCCTGCCACCCATTTTCAAAGCATCCCAGATGCCTTTTGGTGGGCTGTAGTGACCATGACTACAGTTGGTTATGGGGACATGAAACCCATAACTGTGGGTGGGAAAATAGTTGGGTCCCTGTGTGCCATTGCAGGAGTGTTAACCATTGCTTTACCAGTGCCAGTGATTGTCTCCAATTTTAACTATTTCTATCACAGAGAGACTGAGAATGAAGAACAAACACAGCTGATGCAAAATGCAGTCAGCTGCCCATACCTCCCAACAAATTTGCTGAAGAAATTTAGAAGTGCATCGTCTTCGTCCACAGAAGACAAATCGGAATATTTGGAGATGGAAGAAGGAGTTAAAAAATCCCTctgtgtaaaggaaaaaaaaagtcaggacaCAGGGGATGGAAgtgagtcagagaaaaaaaactgtgtaAATTCAAATTCTGTGGAAACTGATGTGTAATTTgaacatttccaaatatatttatgCATTAATGAGTGCAGTGAAAAAAACGAAATATGCAAACAAGAGTCCACAGCATACAGTAGTATGCCATTTCATggttaaatacaaacaaaaagcatTGCTAAACTTGTATTACATATCAAGTAAGTGATACAACTTGGGAAAGGGATTGCTAGATCTGATATAGTTTCAGACTTTATATTTTTACTAGAATGCAAGTGTTTTGCACATGAAGCTGAAAAATTTGTTAAAACCAAGTCAGTTTTAAAGTGGGTGCATGAACTGTCGACATCACTAATAACAGCTCAGTGGTAAAAGTTGGCATTCAGAGGTATTTACTATGTAAGAAGCAATGAAGTTTGGTAGTCATTTATCTATTTATCAGTGCTTTAATAGCAGCTACCATGAATCATTGGATACCGTAGTCATTGTTTTTCAAATGGTAAATTTATTGTAAAAAGATATTCTACAGAAgatagatttaaatttttttcttgaactctTTAATGCTTGTTTTTAACTGGAAATTTACTTTGAAAAGGCTGCTGAGCCTCcagaaattgtttatttttataactctCTTTGGAGGCATTGCAGCATTTGTTGTCTAATAATGAAAGAAGTGAAGTAAGAGAATCATTTAACCTGGTCTGACTGCAAAGGCAAATGACTGGAATGCTTTTTTTGCACTACTTTATATGCTGGAGATATAGTGAAAGAGACTTCATACTGTGAATGTTTACTAATGTAATAGTTCTATGACAATCATTGGAAGAGTGAATTCTGCAtcacattttattgttttttttctttgtgattctGATGACAAAACAGCTAATATTACATTAACTCCATTCTCTTCTAGTTATGGATATTTGTGATCTGAAAAAGGATTGTGAAGTAAAGTTTTATAATCAAATCTATTTGAAATCAGTGTTTTCTACTGATGCCCTCAAGAAATACCAACTAATTTATCTCTTTCTCCGTATTAGTTCAACATTCAGAATCTATGATTAGTACGTGCACTTTGTCAGTGGTGAAGTAATTCAGTGtatgggaggagaaagcagaagtaaTAAGATATTCAGTTGTTACAGTACTGACAATTCACAATTGCTAACTTTTAACGTGCTATTATTggtgctgcatttttttccttaattgcaGCTTTCACCCATGTGTATTTCAAGCATCACTTAAGATCCAAAATAGGCATTCTGGGGATTTGAAATTGTATTGGGTCCCATGCAGTCCTTGAGAAAACAATACTTGATTTCTTTTCACTGATTCTTAGATCCGCTGTATTTTACTGTGTGTCAAAAGCTTCCATTGCCCTTTCTAGGAAATTAAGTTGTGTAAAGAGTGGCCTACTGTACATTCCAGACTCCAGAGTGAAATAGGTAAGATATTACTGTACTTAACACAAACCATGGATTctgaaaaggcattttttcagCTTCATAATTATCTATGGAAGATACTACTAAACTGGAATTTTTTTGAGGAGGCACTGTGGAACACTCCAAATTATAAAACTCTAACCAAATTTGCATATGCCCTTTAAGGGCTGGGACAGGCCAttgtaagagaaaaagagagcttAGCAACACTATTGAATTATAGTAGTTTTGCAATATTCATTTAAAACTAAGAAGAAGAATTTATGGGGCAGAACTAGGTAATGTTTTAAAAGTCCTGGAGCCCAAAAGTGACAATAAAGCAGTCCAAACTGTATACCTATAATATAATACATGTAATCTGTCAGATGAGCATTGTTTGCTTTTTGCAGCATCCAGTGGTACAGAATAGAGACGTAGGCATAGGGGTCTCCTTATTCATTGATTTTTGCCTCCCTGGGTTTTCTGTGAGTAACCTCTCTGAAAAAGTTTCTGTTCTTGTCCTCTATTGCAACACCCATTGCATTGCCTATTGAAGCAAGAACTAATAAAAAGCAAGACACAGAAGAGACTGTATTGTGCTAAGCCCTGATCGAAAATTTGTGTGTAAACATCTGatttctaatttaaaatcatAGAGTAGGCTTGCTTCACTGTCTTTTTGACGTGGAGCATTAAGCAGTGCTGTTTGTTGTGGTGGTGATATTAAATCCAACTGAGTTTTGAATGCAGTAATTTGATGCATAGGCATTCACCGCAATTGCATATTGCATTTTATTGTGGCTCATCTGAGTAAATGTActcaatatttttttctacaggGGCAATATCAGCTGTGAGGATGAACAGTCTAGATAATTCAGCAAAAATCTATAACTGAAGGTGCTTCTTTAACAGCTATCAGTTAATGATGTGAAGAATGTAAGGGTTCCCTTGAGAGTTCGTTTGCTGGTAGTTCTATGTGATACCAGAGACCATAACATGGCTGTAGAAGTAAAGGAAATACTAAATAGGCAAATGAAGAGCTTAGGCAAAACAAGTAATACGTGCTTGCAGGATGGGCTAGTTGAATAGGAAAGTGGTTCATCAAGGGTGGAATTTTAGATCTTCGCTCTAAtggaaataaggaagaaaactCTTTGAATAACTCTTAGAAGGTGTTCACACAGTGGACAGGGAGTTCAGCCTGAGGTACCTGCTTAAGTAGTTACCCAGCTTCTCCAGTCTTATAGTTATTTTGCTACCAGTATGCAACCTATTAAATTAAAGCAAGCATGACAATGTCTGCATTATACTGTGGTCATAGCAGTACCTTATTCTCTGAAGGAGAAGTTCATACTATAGGATCTTGTAGCAGTTGGCAGAGCAACATTCTGGGTATGTCATCAGTGCATACTACAGTACTGTGGAGATGTATCCTAAGGTAACAGTGgaggctgctctgcctcctgcaatGTGGAAGCCTATATATTTGTAACtagcattaaaaataagaactGCTATAGCCTGATGTTAGATTGTACTATCCGTTCGGCAGACCGTTCTGAGTCACACAAAGAACTGTGCATTTCTGAATAGAAGCAAATGGTTTCCTTTGGGCTGGCTTTTAATTTGATCATTAAACTACTGTTCAGTCCAGTCAGTTATGACACAGCTTGAGAATGCCAAAGTCTCGCCCTTATCATGCTAAAACCCAAAGATGCTAAGCGtttaacaagaaaaagaaactccTGTCAAGTATTGCTTAGGTTGAAGCTATGTGCCATAGAAACCTTGTATTTGAACTCTCGTGGCTCCAAATTACTAATACTGCTCCCGTCAGAGCTTTCTGAATGTTACTGGATACGGACAACTATCAGAGAGAGAATTTTGTTATCACTTGGGCATATTATGTTTTAAATAGTAGTGGTGAAATGCATCCCTGATGTAACTGATGTGAATGGCTTTACACTAGGGAACATTTTAGTTCTAGTAATGTAGTTCAAATGATTTCAAATTGACGTACgtttcagctaaaaaaaagcaaaatgagataTTTTGATATTTCACGTTCACTTGCAGTGGTGAAAAAATTTGGAGGAGCTCCATTAGAATTCATGGAATCACAGCAGCATCAGGTCACATTTGAAATATAGGCTGATGCTGAACTTTAAATTGGcccttatttaaataaatttgtaAAAGTTTTTATAGTAATGCTAAGTGTCAAGGCCAGATTCCAAAGGAGAGAGTTCTGCAAGCTGAAGTGTTGGATTTAATGCATGACTTCAGAgagaggtatttttttcttaattacagtCATGGAGTTTTCTGATGTTACACAGATTCTTTGAAAATTTCAGACTGGATACTGAAATCTGTATCAAGGGAAGTGTTATATCTCCCTGTTTTGGAGTTTACAGCTAAATTTTTGTGTCTTTGTAGTGATCCCAGACTGAAAAAGTTAGTTCTGAGTGTAAATGAATTTTTAGCATAAACTTTACAAAGTTTGTTGATAGTCCTCAAATTAAATATGAACTTTCCGTGGTGCTTTAGACTGTAACTGGCTTCCTCCAACTATTTATTACTAGTTCCTTTTTAGTTCTGCTATCATTGTGTCCAGTTATAAATACAAGCctacatttttttcaattaattggcatgaaacaataacaaataaaatcagttttaaacaGTTCTTAATATCCAGCatataaattacatatttttattatcaGACAATAAACCAAAATGACCTTTCATGATATTTGTAGATATGGGACAGGGTATGTATTTCACTATTGCTATAATTGACTGATCAAATGCTTCTGATTTTTGCAGTGAGTAAGATCTTACTTATAGATTTACCATATTTGGTACCTCTGTTTGAAATGAATGCTTGTAGAAAAGTTGgcaatttttctgaaatgaacgTTCCTTCATTTCCCCAGAGAGCATTTGATGAGGAAAAACCTATTGACAAATTAATTTGAG from Struthio camelus isolate bStrCam1 chromosome 5, bStrCam1.hap1, whole genome shotgun sequence includes the following:
- the KCNA4 gene encoding potassium voltage-gated channel subfamily A member 4: MEVAMVSADSSGCNSHMPYGYAAQARARERERLAQSRAAAAAAVAAATAAVEGGATGGGGPYHHYHQEQSRGASSSYGGNASRSSLPHRQSGKRRKKGKKRSHHLGSREYGASFPCSELLPLSGSEERILKDLSEEEEEDEDEDEDDEEEGKLYYTDDYGHDEFSFSDQPPDDGGGGPGGYSSVRCSEYECCERVVINVSGLRFETQLKTLAQFPETLLGDPAKRGRYFDPLRNEYFFDRNRPSFDAILYYYQSGGRLKRPVNVPFDIFTEEVKFYQLGEEAMLKFREDEGFVKEEEDKALPENEFKRQVWLLFEYPESSSPARGIAIVSVLVILISIVIFCLETLPEFRDDKEFIMSLSLGKGLSNESLHLDAGEHTIFNDPFFIVETVCIIWFSFEFTVRCFACPSKAHFFKNIMNIIDIVSILPYFITLGTDLAQEQGSNGQQAMSFAILRIIRLVRVFRIFKLSRHSKGLQILGHTLRASMRELGLLIFFLFIGVILFSSAVYFAEADEPATHFQSIPDAFWWAVVTMTTVGYGDMKPITVGGKIVGSLCAIAGVLTIALPVPVIVSNFNYFYHRETENEEQTQLMQNAVSCPYLPTNLLKKFRSASSSSTEDKSEYLEMEEGVKKSLCVKEKKSQDTGDGSESEKKNCVNSNSVETDV